Within the Scomber scombrus chromosome 4, fScoSco1.1, whole genome shotgun sequence genome, the region AGCTTCGGTGGAATCCTAGACTACCAGTTTTCTGCTTTGTAATAgtgttattaaaataaagtgcagttTCTTACAGCGAAGCTTCTCCTTTCTCATaacttccttctcctcctctgtcgtCTTCAGGTTCGGAGGACGGAAGTGGGACATGACCATGAGGAACTGCTCAAAGCCAATCTCTTCAAAGTagcccacctcctcctcatgctGGTTCCTAAAttgcagaaaaaagaaacatcccAATTTAGTTCAGTTTTGCCTGcttaaaaatctgacattttgatATTGGGACTCTGTTGGTGCATTCAAGACTATGGTCATATTTTCTTGAGTCctacccatttttacatttggtcCCCTTAGGTTGACACTGTGCATGTGACTTTTGTGAATGGATAACAGTCACATGGACTCACAGCTTGTTTGTTGGACAGTCTACATTGTGGTTTGACCTATTAAACTCGGCTTACCAAAGCATGAGgaactgctgcttttaaaacatcaacagtCAGCTGTCTCTTTACAGCCTCAACACCaggatttttatgttttttctttcctttacttAATGGATGAATTGcagattttgttttcataaacTGCACTGCAAAATGAAACAGATGATATCAACAATCGATGCATTAAAGTTATAGTCCAGACCGCCCAGGTTTGACTGACATTGTTTTCATCTCAATAAGCAAACAGAAGTAAAGCAGTAAACAGTTTGATTAAAGCACTCAACATTCCTATGGTTAATGTAACCCTCCATCTAAAACTAATGTTAATAAATCCTCTCAGTAACAGTGCTTGACTGCACATAGTCTGTGGAAGTAGACAGCCACACTTAAGgccttaaaattaaaatgtaacttattGACATCATAATTTAGCCAATTATTAAACTGAACACAGTATGTGAAGTGAATTGTATTAGTCCTCATACAGTCTGTGTGTATGCGCCTGTGGTCAGTGAAGAACCTCCATCATATCAACAGCAAATAGAGGACGATATCTAATGTGTGacggaatagttcaacattttgggaaatatttatatttgctttCGTGCTGAGAGTCAGACAAGAATATTGATACCACTCGTGTTTGTATGGAACATATCAAGACACAAGCAGGCTCAGCTTAGCAGaaagactgaaaataaggaaacagTCTAGCTCtgtcaaatggaaacaaaatacCTCTGTCAgaacctctaaagctcactaatgaacatgttatatctttattgtttaatatgCACAAAAAAACGAAGTGTAAGAAGTTTTTACTACAAACACTAAGTACTtgttagctagtgttagctaGCAGTGTCTGGCCTCCATGCAGTTAAAGGCCGACACACAGATATTAGAAGATTAATTATTACATATCATATAATAAGGGTCTGGTTTTGAGAGTGTTTTGAATATATTCTTTATCTGTGTCTTGAAAGGCAACATGCCATCATACATCAGCACTTTATTAAATTGGTCTTATAGTAACTACACGACACGTTCAAGTGATTATTTAATGCTCAACGTTCCCCGGACTAACACTGAATTTGATGAAACTGCTTTCAGTTTCTCTGCTGCATCATCCTGGAATACTTTACAACAGACACTCAAACGCAACACAATTGTTACTATGgaccaatttaaaaatatgatctCCAGCTACTCTGCTTTTGAATGTAACTGTTTTAaacaatgtttctttttgttgttgtttgtttgtttcttcttttgtgcCCTCgagatttaaataaagttaaattaaaaaataatatcaagACAGTCCTGataatagaaatagaaatggCCATTTACCAGCAGTGATGTATAACTGAACTGTTCCCACCTTTTATCAAAGAAGGCTTCGATGATTTGCTTTCTTAGCGGATTGTTGTCGAGAGCTGGTATGCTGGCCAAGCATTCTTTGCTGCAGTGCgacaagagaaagaaatatcattatcatcatcgtCATACACTACAGTATCAGCAAGCTTTAATGACACTGGACGTTAATTGTGGGAAGTAACAGAAACTCTCTCAAAAGTTAAACTGTCAGGACAAATAGATTACAAGTTGCTTccctttaaaaagaaaggaggaacaaATGCTGCACATGGCAACCCTATCACTGCTAGTGTGCCACTGTGACagttctgagtgtgtgtgttcatacatgaatgaatgtgtgtgtgtatagacaTAGTACAATATGTCAAATGCATTGACATATTGTATTTGGCTAATGCGTGTGGGTGTGCATTAGTTCAGCCTGCGTGTTTCACCATATGTGCTTGTTCATGCCTGTGCCAAAGATACCCACAATTCAACACTCCATCTACCATGCAGGTAGTAGGTGGTAGGTTTTGACTGactgaaaataatgaatggCTTCTATTAAAAACCACATACAGTTTCACAACaaagcttttatttgtttttgtgtatttatttattaccttATTGTTTCTTCATTTTGACTCAGTTGCTTGAATCTTTTGTGCAGGTTTTGAATCTGCTCCAAAGAaactaagaaaaacaaaacaaagcaaacaaaatcaACAACATGAAAGTATGTCACTAATGCATACACCCATAATCACTCCACACCCACCAACAGAtctctttcattcatttgattGTTTAGAAGGCATAtccaacacacattttaaatggcaTTAAACAGAAGATTAAAATCActcatttgtgtattttcttttaattgtaaCATATTGGATTTTGGGTCtgaatgaaacttttttttagtaTCAGAAACTGATCGGGTGCAGCTCCACTATCAGTCTAATGGCTAAGCAAACAGTGGGATTGTCTTTTTATGCCATTTCAAAGGGTTCCCTGAATCATTAACTCACTGTGTGGACTAGTTGCCACACACTGAAAGGTTTAAACATGATAATCTGGCTCTGCCTGCTCCCATATCTAGACAGGGTTGGCATTTTCAATTGTTTCCATAAACAGTGGTGTTTATTTTGACCATTATTTCCTCTCACTGTAGCTACTGAATGGATGTTTGCAGTGTGTGGTGAAGAATATGGTAACAGCCTCATGCAGAAACAGGTTTGCTGGCTGGTGTAGGCagtgtgacatttaaataataacacaAGAGGTGGATGGCTTTCATCAATTTCAGTAGATGACGATGCAACGGACAATTAACTACAATTACATGGGCCAATTAGCTAAGTACACAagtaaacaacaacagacaACTTAGGTCAGTGTAACACTAGCAAGTGTGTGTAGCCTGTTGCTGCAATTTCATCAGATAGTCCAGAACATATAAATCCATAAAATCTCCCACTGAGCCCAGAAAAAGGGGGTCAAAGCCCCACCTTGAGGAAGTGAAGGCAATAAAACAGTTCAAAGTCTCACCCATACAGTCTCAATAAAGTTAGGCTCTGTCTGGGATGCAAACCTTATCCCCACTACTTTGACTGTGCATGCCACTGCATGCAAAGATTTGTCCTTAGATTCTGCCTttactaaaaatacatttcttcttctgctgctgcttctgctttttgtttcatttataacttttaatcttttgaggaaaaaaagaagagacacCACAACGGATGAGGGAAAGTGTGTTTAAGATTAGTTGGATTCGTTTTACCAATATCAACATACAAAGATATAATACAAAATCAGATTAGTTATGCGTGAGATTACTTGGTTTATGAAGTTAACCGTTCTCTTTAAATTCAGGATTAATACAAAGTAGAGAATAGGCTAAATCAAGAACGGTGAAATTTGAGGCTTTATTTGATCAATGGGCGACGTTTTGCATAATTTGATTGTTTCTTCCTTATTTACTGATCTCAACAATATTGActataaacatgtattaatacACATGTACACTTTGGACAAATGGAAATCTGATCATCGTACCAGTCATGTAGcctaaatcttttattttatttccttcacGACCCCAAGTTGTCACGTTTTGTACACTTTAAAACAACTTAACGATTTAACACTAGCAGGTTCTTGTATTACactttttacagatttttaacCTACTTACATCCTGTTTTCTCCGCCAGGTCCTGGTATTTGTGCCTGGTGCGCGTCTGTGAAGCTCCCATCGCTGCTGTTCCAGCCGTGCGTCAGGGCGCAAAATCTGGTTGGACTGGCTCAACGATTCAGTGCCGCTGCTGCTTTATCGCACTGCTATCGGCAGGTCAATGCAACTGTAGGCTGCCAGCGTCTTGGCCACATCTGGCATCCTCAAGGTCCTAAATCCATACAGCCTGCCGATAAATGACCTGCTGTCTTCTTGTTTCTTGTTAGTTTCCTGCAGTAAATCATGGTTAGTATTGTGCATCGCGtcattttaagtaaaaatagtCAGAGAGAAACTAGAAACTTGAAGCGCTTTATTTCTTAGTTTCCTGAAAGCTCAGAGTCATGTTTCAAGTGTCCTTATTGGTTCCTCTTTGTTGTTACCATGAACAGCTCATCAACACTGACGAGCCAATGACATCCTACATGTTTCACTTgtaaatatacagaaaaaaattaagatACTCTAGAGAAATGTGAAAGTTAAACTTTCAAGTGCATGAAACTTGAATAAAAGATGGGAAGCTAAAAGTAAAGTCAATTTACaaagtattttttcttcataGTCTTTTGTGTGGCACAGTAACTGTGGGACTAGGTTATATGCTGAGGGCTTGTTAGACTGGTGCTGGGAGCAGGGAGGTGTGAGGAGTTCAGGAGCATTCCTTGGTTTTAGGTGAAGGGAGATTTACAGCACTTGGATACCCATCCTGAATTTACTCCTCCACTTAGCCGTTGAATTTccatactcttttttttttttttttcttcttcttctttcaaacTCAACTTCATCATTGCATTAgatactatactatacactATAGTATTTAAACATGGTGGCCACAATGATCATTGGTACAACAGTACCAATATGTCTCTGAACCTTTTGGTATCATTTTTCCCTCACAATCGTATGGACctggaaatattaaaatatgttttccagTTGTGTGTTGAACATGACTGAGTTGCTACACAAATTATCACTTTTATGGAAATACTGTAAACTGGTTGTCTTTTACAAAAACCTTAATGTCACACATGCCCTAACGTTGAGTATGTGAAGTAAACAGATAAGTGGACTGTGAATTGAGAATGGGTGGCCAGTAATGTGTTTAGCCTATGTTGGCAGCGTATTGGACAGTGTCTTTGCTACATTGGCATGGCTTGGTGGTTGTTTTGGTCTGTGGCAGGAGCCTTTTCCTGGTTCCCAGAGCCAGGTGTCAGTCTGTGATAAAGCTCCTGCACCGTGCCGAGGGTTTCGTCCATGTCCTCTGGGTATCGTGTCTGCAGTTCTTCGTTGGCAACATAGTGGGTGTCGGCGAACTCTGAGAAGTAGCGACCCACCTCCGGGTGGCCGATCTCCAGAGGGGCTGAGTGGGGCTCCAGGTTCTCTGTGGAACAACAATGAAGTAGTGTGATGTTCTTTAAAAGAGACACAtgctatatatacacacacacacagtaaatttaaatgtatgaaatgaagttgaataaaaaaaatttaaaaaaagaggatatCAACCCAGAACAGTGCTTGCCATAATCAATACAAATATAGTCAGgtcaaacacacatatagacatgTAACGTTTATTAAGAAAAGTTATAATTCAGAACTTCATGTCTTATAATGTCCCTGTAAAGCATGTTGAGCAACAGATGCAAGTGATCAATACAAATCCTCCTTGGGGATCATTATAGAGCAGCACTCTGAGCAGGTAAGCATGAGGTGTCTATTAGGGAGAGGCTTTCATGAGCCAGAGCATTTTCTTCCAAAAACAGTGATGCAATACTTCTTATAATCAAGATTATCTTTTAAGGAAGAACCAAGCATGAAGTGTGTCATGTGTCATTTAGTTTTTGTGCCAAGGTGCAGGTACAAAGACATTCCAATGTCCCGCCTGCAGTTAGATTcataatgaaatgtaatatttcatcTGTTTATACGCTGTAGAGTTTGTGGTACAGATTTCCTCTCTGCACTTTCCCTTGTTCTTGTTTTAGTAGCTAACATATTCGATTTGTTTATGTTCCAATGTTATTCAAATTCtgcaaatcaaattaaagaggCACACAATATTTGTCATGaaataaactggaaaaaaagaaggggtgCATTTCTCATcgcaaatggaaataaataaatcatgatttattcatttttttgtattgggCTATTTCACTAGATTTATTACTAGTCATTGCCTAGACGGTGCAATGATACATTCTTCCAAAAAGGAAATTTATCGaagattttacatatttatgatttattttaaatgatttattttaaatgatttattaaaatgtatttatttttatttcataagtCATCTAACAACCTCTAAACACCCGTTCACCACAAAGACTTTATCATTCcagtgctggtgtgtgtgaTCCATACCCTGTGCTGCGTAGCGACATGTTCCGTCCTGAACAAGGACGTTGTAGAAGGGCTGGTTGGCACCGTTGGACAGCTGGTGGACCCTCATGGTGGTGATCCACTCCTGGCTCATGGTGCACTTTGGGTCCCAGCCATAGATCACACAGTTATAACCTGACCTGTTGGAGGAAATGGAACAAGACAGACACACTTGTGCAATCTTTATACAGGAAGATTGCAAAAGGATATATTCAGTTAACAGAGAAGATATTATGGTGGAGCATTGCTTTACCACATGTTAGCATGACCCACCTCTTGTGTTTCATGATGAGGCCCACTGAATACTGGACCTCCAGGTGTTCTGGAGCACTACGCCTCTTCACCTCAGGTGCCACAGGATGTTTCTTATGCTGGATGTGCTCCAGTGTGTGCTGCACCAGGTAACCCACTGCCCCGTGCTGGGAGGGATCTAACGCCTGAATGTGCTGCAGGATGTCTAGCACCTGGGAGAGAGGATAAATATCAGCAGATGGAAACTTTGAGTGTCTCTGAGCTGGGCAACAGCACTGTGTGTTACAGATTAAACTAGTGAGCAAAGGCCTGCTTTATATTGGACGGTAGATAAGACTTTGTGAATTGACTTCTATCACAGGATTAGAAAAGAGCATCAGGTTGTGTCCTCACCTTTTCTGGCCAGATGCCCAGGTGGAAGTAGAGGCGTGCTTGCAGCAGCAGGTACTGCACATTGTCTGGGTTGATAGTGAGGTAGAGGTCCAGCGAATCTCTTAGCAGCTGATAGGATTTTTCATTGCCCTCCCTTAAGAAGAGATCGCACAGTGCAGGAAAAGTGATTCAACCAgaacattacatacatttattcatttaattccAGCTACCATCAAATAGATTCCAGTCAGTTTTTAAACTCTATAATCTATTTAATAAGTGTGCTAAAAACAGACTTCTCCTATGGAAAATATTCTGTTGTAACAGTTTAATGTCCAGTTTCTCTTACCCTCTTTTTCCAATGTTAAGCAGGTTTCCCACCATCCTGAGCAGCACCTCCACAGTATTGATGGCACTGTAGTAATCTGCCGTCACCTGGTGGCCAATGAGGTACTCGCACTCCTTGGCAGTCAGCTGTTTGCCTTTGCCAAAGGCATCAATGTAGACAAAGTCGTATATGTCCTCACTCCTGCAGGAAGTAAGTTTAGTAaatctaaaatgaaaatatactgaacagacacacacgcaaagGTTTGATTTCtactttcaataaaataaataaatccagaaTGAATagttatagtatattatatttaaatagaaaataaattgaacaatcaaatacattttgcttTTGCTCCAAGTATGGTTAACTTATGATTCAAGCTCGGCTCAGGTACATGAATAACAGCTCTACTCTTTATGTTTAGAGTGATTGAAGTTATATTCACCCTCTTGGTTTTTGGCACCAGCGCAACAGGAAGTGATTAGGAAAGTTGACAGGTTCCAGCTGAACACCCAGCTTCCGGGCCAATGTCATGTAGAGAACAGACAGGCTTATGGGGATGCCTGTATGGCGTAGTAGCAcctaaatggaaaagaaaaagtcaattAAGTGAAATATTCTACGTTAATTTTAGataatttttgtaattttaattttaggAAAAGTTGGAAAAACTTGTGatgtaaaaatacacaacatttGATAGGAGTTCTACCTGGTGGATGTAAGAGTTGAGAGGGTTGTAGTAGTCAAACTCATTGCCTTTGTACTGAAGCTGCTCATACAAGACAGAGTTCAGGGCACAGACCACCTGCCTCTGGAGCTCAAAGTCCTCCAAGACAAAACAGTCACCTGCAACATACACAAGATACAGAGCTTCATAAGAGTTTTGGCACAAAAGGAAAATATCCAGTACATGTCAAAGGTTCGGACACACCTTTCTGTTCACTTGAATTAGAAAGTGTTGGTTGGTATTGTTGATCTTGTCCAACTGACATCTTTGTTCAAATAAGTGTacttgtattttgtttttttcttaatatacTGGGAATGGGCCTCAAATATTTAGTGCTGATGcattttgaacaaaaaaaattcCCACAAACACAACTCTTCATCCCAAGTTTTGCTCCTTTTCGAAAGCTCACCCTGGGCGATACGTAGGCTGGGGTGAGACGAGTTCTTGATTCGCAGCATCTTCTTTACTTTTTCTGTGATCTCATCCATCTGGGCTGATATGCTGTCCACTGTGATGTCAGCCAAAGGATTACAATACTGATCCACCAGAACAGCACCTAGAGGGGCaggtaagaagaagaaaaggggagGCATGAGGTAGAGACGCTTATTGCAAAACAACTTCATACACATCAACGTTGAAAACTAAAATCTGTCTGGATCACCATCTTCCTCctatatcaaaaataaaaataaaacaaactataaacTATGCATCCTCCTCAAGAGTTGTGGTTCCCAAAAAGGGTGCAGCAAGATTTATTGGCTGGCATATTTATAACTGTACATTTCTAATTATATCTCACCAcatccaaaatgtgtttttaaactgtGTCAAACCCAGAAGAAATAAGCCTGCTGATAACAGCTCACAGTTGTCAATCATA harbors:
- the tesca gene encoding tescalcin a, whose protein sequence is MGASQTRTRHKYQDLAEKTGFSLEQIQNLHKRFKQLSQNEETISKECLASIPALDNNPLRKQIIEAFFDKRNQHEEEVGYFEEIGFEQFLMVMSHFRPPNLKTTEEEKEVMRKEKLRFLFNMHDTDNDGIITLDEYRKVVEELLSKSGAIGLEVAKGIADAAMLEVASTNVPHMGPDDFYEGISFEHFEQILKDLEMESRMHIRFLDVDTTTMRCGKAQS
- the fbxo21 gene encoding F-box only protein 21, with the translated sequence MATSVAGEGHPSLNGIISEHQTKKLTDLPTELLEHILCFPALKHVDICNVSCCCKRLQDVCHGRGKVWGHQYKLRWPRLQRFYRQNECCDWLKEYKTRHRVGIQIRRTVESISKRFFTEVPCVGQVLGDSFAEIESLGMPEHFCEDELLFILNSDKRKSLTLKYYAKKILYFLRQQNILRSLKNFLEQPVEQQSALEGAVLVDQYCNPLADITVDSISAQMDEITEKVKKMLRIKNSSHPSLRIAQGDCFVLEDFELQRQVVCALNSVLYEQLQYKGNEFDYYNPLNSYIHQVLLRHTGIPISLSVLYMTLARKLGVQLEPVNFPNHFLLRWCQKPRGSEDIYDFVYIDAFGKGKQLTAKECEYLIGHQVTADYYSAINTVEVLLRMVGNLLNIGKRGEGNEKSYQLLRDSLDLYLTINPDNVQYLLLQARLYFHLGIWPEKVLDILQHIQALDPSQHGAVGYLVQHTLEHIQHKKHPVAPEVKRRSAPEHLEVQYSVGLIMKHKRSGYNCVIYGWDPKCTMSQEWITTMRVHQLSNGANQPFYNVLVQDGTCRYAAQENLEPHSAPLEIGHPEVGRYFSEFADTHYVANEELQTRYPEDMDETLGTVQELYHRLTPGSGNQEKAPATDQNNHQAMPM